A window from Streptomyces sp. NBC_00335 encodes these proteins:
- a CDS encoding glycosyl hydrolase family 18 protein, producing MHIRKSLIAAAATAALAGGTLAAFAGLTTASAAEAGTTATAGNVKIAYYDQWSVYGNAFYPKHLDTRGIAGKLDVINYSFGNIHPTNLTCFEANKAAGDDNNPNAGDGAGDSYADYQKSFSAADSVSGVADKWDQPIVGVFNQFKQLKAKYPNLKINISLGGWTYSKYFSDAAKTDASRKKLVSSCIDQYIKGNLPVEGGYGGAGSAAGIFDGIDIDWEYPGSSGGHLGNHYAPEDKQNFTLLLKEFRTQLDAHGAANGGKKYLLTSALPAGQDKIKYIETDKIGAYLDYANIMTYDMHGAWDSDGPTYHQSPLLPSSSDPTDVIAPGNEKYSVKNAIDSWIDGNAAYGITGGFPANKLVLGYEFYYRGWKGVQPGTTNGLAQPATLASAARPTSQQAGIALYKELGGIVDNPATTFWDDQAKASYFFKDGEFFTGLNQKSIQARVDYGKQRGLAGAMMYSLLGLDANATLLNQISDSLGGTTQPPTTPPTTPPTTPPTTPPTTPPTTPPTTPPSTGCTAAAYVHGTVYTGGSEVSYNGRKYKAQWWTQNEVPGTTGEWGVWKDLGAC from the coding sequence ATGCACATCCGTAAATCCCTCATCGCGGCCGCCGCCACGGCCGCGCTGGCCGGCGGGACGCTGGCCGCCTTCGCGGGACTCACCACCGCCTCGGCCGCCGAGGCCGGGACCACCGCGACGGCCGGCAACGTCAAGATCGCCTACTACGACCAGTGGTCGGTGTACGGGAACGCCTTCTACCCCAAGCACCTCGACACCCGTGGCATAGCGGGCAAGTTGGACGTCATCAACTACTCGTTCGGCAACATCCACCCCACCAACCTCACCTGTTTCGAGGCGAACAAGGCGGCGGGCGACGACAACAACCCCAACGCCGGTGACGGTGCGGGCGACTCGTACGCCGACTACCAGAAGTCCTTCAGCGCGGCCGACAGCGTCAGCGGCGTCGCCGACAAGTGGGACCAGCCGATCGTCGGCGTGTTCAACCAGTTCAAGCAGCTCAAGGCGAAGTACCCGAACCTGAAGATCAACATCTCGCTCGGCGGCTGGACCTACTCGAAGTACTTCAGCGACGCGGCCAAGACCGACGCTTCCCGCAAGAAGCTCGTCTCCTCCTGCATCGACCAGTACATCAAGGGCAACCTGCCCGTCGAGGGCGGCTACGGCGGCGCGGGCAGCGCGGCCGGCATCTTCGACGGCATCGACATCGACTGGGAGTACCCGGGCTCGTCGGGCGGCCACCTCGGCAACCACTACGCCCCCGAGGACAAGCAGAACTTCACGCTCCTGCTCAAGGAGTTCCGCACCCAGCTCGACGCCCACGGCGCGGCCAACGGCGGCAAGAAGTACCTGCTGACCTCGGCCCTCCCGGCCGGCCAGGACAAGATCAAGTACATCGAGACGGACAAGATCGGCGCGTACCTCGACTACGCGAACATCATGACGTACGACATGCACGGCGCCTGGGACTCGGACGGTCCGACGTACCACCAGTCCCCGCTGCTGCCCTCGTCGTCCGACCCGACCGACGTGATCGCCCCGGGCAACGAGAAGTACAGCGTCAAGAACGCCATCGACTCCTGGATCGACGGCAACGCGGCCTACGGCATCACCGGCGGCTTCCCCGCCAACAAGCTGGTCCTGGGCTACGAGTTCTACTACCGCGGCTGGAAGGGCGTGCAGCCCGGCACCACCAACGGTCTCGCCCAGCCCGCCACCCTGGCCTCCGCCGCCCGTCCGACCAGCCAGCAGGCCGGCATCGCGCTCTACAAGGAGCTCGGCGGCATCGTCGACAACCCGGCGACCACCTTCTGGGACGACCAGGCCAAGGCCTCGTACTTCTTCAAGGACGGCGAGTTCTTCACCGGCCTGAACCAGAAGTCCATCCAGGCCCGGGTCGACTACGGCAAGCAGCGCGGCCTGGCCGGCGCGATGATGTACTCCCTGCTTGGCCTGGACGCCAACGCGACCCTGCTGAACCAGATCTCGGACTCCCTCGGCGGCACCACCCAGCCGCCGACCACCCCGCCGACCACGCCTCCCACCACCCCGCCCACGACGCCGCCGACGACCCCGCCGACCACGCCTCCGACGACGCCGCCCAGCACGGGCTGCACCGCCGCGGCCTACGTCCACGGCACCGTCTACACCGGTGGCAGCGAGGTCTCGTACAACGGCCGCAAGTACAAGGCCCAGTGGTGGACCCAGAACGAGGTGCCCGGCACCACCGGTGAATGGGGTGTCTGGAAGGACCTCGGCGCCTGCTGA
- a CDS encoding putative bifunctional diguanylate cyclase/phosphodiesterase yields the protein MTQRHPEPATTPTPDRAACTPHDRAADAASDPTADHGDDHATDHLAGPTTDRATGHATAPTTSHTTGHGPGRQATHRSGHQAEYRAEYRADYRAAFNAAHLPMAVIDRTGHVTLANQALAGLLGSEPHLLAGQSAADLVDLASEARTWQAYQEVLRGRQARLRCTRRLKHPDGHSLWTEITLGPVPGTGDVLLSVADISDRRDLQARLRHLQMHDPVTRLANRALFFERLSAALEASSYEHGGTGRIGLCYLDLDGFKAVNDTLGHRVGDRLLTAVAKRLTQCADQSGYGRTGGHLVARLGGDEFALLVEDSTGTEQLADLARSVLAAVQEPFDLAGQRLSVSASIGVVERAAAGTSATGLMQAADTTLYWAKADGKARWTLFDPERNAHRMTRQALSSTLRPAVERGEFALEYQPLVDLESGVVRGVEALVRWNHPQFGTLTPNRFIGIAEEDGSIVQLGRWVLQTACRQARRWQIEQPSDSPVFVSVNVAVRQVWDSDLVGDVAEILAETGLAPQLLQLELTESAVMGSAGRPLQALQALSDMGVRIAIDDFGTGYSNLAYLSRLPVSVLKLDGSFVRGFRYEEGAHPNPADETIVEALVQLAHRLGLTVTAECVETAGQAARLRRVGCDTGQGWLYSRAVAPEAIAAIISRQVAAAAGAVTGTDPGQPEGPAPHPAV from the coding sequence ATGACGCAGCGTCACCCGGAACCGGCGACGACGCCGACCCCGGACCGTGCCGCGTGCACGCCGCACGATCGCGCGGCCGACGCCGCGTCCGATCCGACGGCCGACCACGGGGACGACCACGCGACCGACCACCTGGCCGGACCCACGACGGACCGCGCGACGGGCCACGCGACAGCCCCCACGACGAGCCACACGACCGGTCACGGGCCCGGCCGTCAGGCCACCCACCGGTCCGGCCACCAGGCCGAGTACCGGGCCGAGTACAGGGCCGACTACCGGGCCGCCTTCAACGCGGCCCACCTCCCCATGGCCGTCATCGACCGCACCGGCCACGTCACCCTCGCCAACCAGGCGCTCGCCGGCCTCCTCGGCTCCGAGCCGCACCTCCTCGCCGGGCAGTCCGCCGCCGACCTGGTGGACCTGGCCTCCGAGGCCCGCACCTGGCAGGCGTACCAGGAGGTCCTGCGCGGCCGCCAGGCCCGGCTGCGCTGCACCCGCCGCCTCAAGCACCCCGACGGGCACTCCCTGTGGACCGAGATCACCCTCGGGCCCGTCCCCGGGACGGGTGACGTCCTGCTGTCCGTCGCCGACATCAGCGACCGGCGCGACCTCCAGGCCCGCCTGCGCCACCTCCAGATGCACGACCCGGTCACCCGGCTGGCCAACCGCGCGCTGTTCTTCGAGCGGCTCTCCGCCGCCCTGGAGGCCTCCTCGTACGAGCACGGCGGCACCGGCCGGATCGGGCTGTGCTACCTGGACCTCGACGGGTTCAAGGCGGTCAACGACACCCTGGGCCACCGGGTCGGCGACCGGCTGCTGACCGCCGTGGCCAAGCGGCTGACCCAGTGCGCCGACCAGTCCGGCTACGGGCGCACCGGCGGGCACCTGGTGGCACGGCTCGGCGGCGACGAGTTCGCCCTGCTGGTCGAGGATTCCACCGGCACCGAGCAACTCGCGGACCTGGCGCGGAGCGTACTGGCCGCCGTACAGGAGCCGTTCGACCTGGCCGGGCAGCGGCTGTCGGTCTCCGCCTCGATCGGGGTGGTGGAGCGGGCGGCGGCCGGAACGTCGGCGACGGGGCTGATGCAGGCCGCGGACACCACGCTGTACTGGGCCAAGGCGGACGGCAAGGCCCGCTGGACGCTCTTCGACCCGGAGCGCAACGCCCACCGGATGACCCGCCAGGCGCTGTCCTCGACGCTGCGGCCGGCCGTGGAACGGGGGGAGTTCGCGCTGGAGTACCAGCCGCTCGTGGACCTGGAGAGCGGGGTGGTGCGCGGGGTGGAGGCCCTGGTGCGCTGGAACCACCCGCAGTTCGGCACGCTGACGCCGAATCGGTTCATCGGCATCGCCGAAGAGGACGGCTCCATCGTCCAGTTGGGCCGGTGGGTGCTCCAGACCGCCTGCCGGCAGGCGCGGCGCTGGCAGATCGAGCAGCCCAGCGACTCCCCCGTCTTCGTGTCCGTCAACGTCGCGGTGCGCCAGGTCTGGGACTCCGACCTGGTCGGCGACGTCGCCGAGATCCTCGCGGAGACGGGCCTGGCGCCCCAGCTGCTGCAGCTGGAGCTGACGGAGTCGGCCGTGATGGGCTCGGCCGGGCGGCCGCTCCAGGCCCTGCAGGCGCTGAGCGACATGGGGGTGCGGATCGCCATCGACGACTTCGGCACCGGGTACTCGAACCTCGCCTACCTCAGCAGGCTGCCGGTCTCGGTGCTCAAGCTGGACGGCTCCTTCGTCCGCGGCTTCCGCTACGAGGAGGGCGCCCACCCGAACCCGGCCGACGAGACCATCGTCGAGGCCCTGGTCCAGCTCGCGCACCGGCTGGGCCTGACGGTGACGGCGGAATGCGTGGAGACCGCCGGCCAGGCGGCCCGGCTGCGCCGCGTCGGCTGCGACACCGGCCAGGGCTGGCTGTACTCCCGGGCGGTGGCTCCGGAGGCGATCGCCGCCATCATCAGCCGCCAGGTGGCTGCCGCCGCGGGAGCGGTCACGGGCACCGACCCCGGGCAACCGGAGGGACCCGCCCCGCACCCCGCCGTCTGA
- a CDS encoding M6 family metalloprotease domain-containing protein, with product MPRQQTPGGVDRSRMRTTAAALTSLTALAAMSLVAGPAVAAPGAGPCALTRTAAHHSLGLDSWNGAYPKPERTLNAVMVFLSFPDHRPTLTTDELTADYFPATSEFFERASYGRFRLVPHPQKQWIQMPKPSAAYGIQRDWAPADRAAYLRDAVAGADPAVDFGRYDVVYFVADPEAPGVDSDATKVVNFEQPIRADGTDLRRIVTVFEKHPPDRNVLAHETGHVFDLPDLYHRPSDGKGDWDTYVGDWDVMGSQFGMAPDLFAWQKWKLGWLDASQVDCVGAGSSLHTLQPLSEAPRPGGTGGTRLAVVRTGAGSAIAVEARGSAGNDGDTCTEGVLIYRVRNEAASGGGPIEVVDAHPATEACWDRSVYPPLADAPLEVGETFTVPGEGITVEVADRTQSGAYTVKITREER from the coding sequence GTGCCGCGACAGCAGACACCCGGGGGAGTGGACCGCTCCCGCATGCGAACCACGGCGGCGGCGCTCACTTCCCTGACGGCGCTCGCCGCCATGTCGCTCGTCGCGGGACCCGCGGTCGCCGCCCCCGGAGCCGGACCCTGCGCGCTGACCCGTACCGCGGCACACCACTCCCTGGGCCTGGACAGCTGGAACGGCGCCTATCCCAAGCCCGAGCGGACCCTCAACGCGGTCATGGTCTTCCTCTCCTTCCCCGACCACCGCCCCACCCTGACCACCGACGAGCTCACCGCCGACTACTTCCCGGCGACCAGCGAGTTCTTCGAGCGGGCCTCCTACGGCCGCTTCCGCCTGGTCCCGCACCCGCAGAAGCAGTGGATCCAGATGCCGAAGCCGTCCGCCGCCTACGGCATACAGCGCGACTGGGCCCCGGCGGACCGGGCCGCCTACCTGCGCGACGCGGTGGCCGGGGCCGATCCGGCGGTGGACTTCGGCCGGTATGACGTCGTCTACTTCGTCGCGGACCCGGAGGCGCCCGGCGTCGACTCCGATGCCACCAAGGTCGTCAACTTCGAGCAGCCGATCCGGGCCGACGGCACCGACCTGCGCCGCATCGTCACGGTCTTCGAGAAGCACCCGCCGGACCGCAACGTGCTGGCCCACGAGACCGGGCACGTCTTCGACCTGCCGGACCTCTACCACCGGCCCTCCGACGGCAAGGGGGACTGGGACACGTACGTCGGTGACTGGGACGTCATGGGCAGCCAGTTCGGCATGGCCCCGGACCTCTTCGCCTGGCAGAAGTGGAAGCTCGGCTGGCTGGACGCCTCCCAGGTCGACTGTGTGGGAGCCGGCTCCTCCCTGCACACCCTCCAGCCGCTGTCCGAGGCCCCGCGCCCGGGCGGCACGGGCGGAACCCGGCTCGCGGTGGTCCGTACGGGCGCCGGCAGCGCGATCGCCGTCGAGGCGCGGGGCTCCGCCGGCAACGACGGGGACACCTGCACCGAGGGGGTGCTCATCTACCGGGTCCGCAACGAGGCGGCCTCCGGCGGCGGGCCGATCGAGGTCGTGGACGCGCACCCCGCCACCGAGGCCTGCTGGGACCGCTCGGTGTACCCGCCGCTGGCGGACGCGCCGCTGGAGGTGGGGGAGACCTTCACCGTCCCGGGCGAGGGGATCACCGTGGAAGTGGCGGACCGCACACAGTCGGGCGCGTACACGGTGAAGATCACGCGGGAGGAGCGGTAG